In Roseomonas fluvialis, one genomic interval encodes:
- a CDS encoding fasciclin domain-containing protein: MITRRSLFVAGGSALALAGCETAQVTADGRFPIMDVLGIVPEVSDFRSALRRADLADLLNSPGPFTVFAPTNLAWGGAPASFRDGGAASLRNLIAGGRLGLRDIQARGGRVRMLSGIDIRVVGGTPTEPRIQAARAGAAPSGASASVVRPNILCSNGFIHVIGGVLIPA; encoded by the coding sequence GTGATCACGCGTCGTTCCCTTTTCGTCGCCGGCGGCTCGGCCCTGGCCCTGGCCGGCTGCGAGACCGCGCAGGTGACGGCCGATGGCCGCTTTCCGATCATGGACGTGCTCGGGATCGTGCCGGAGGTGTCGGATTTCCGGTCCGCCCTGCGCCGCGCCGACCTGGCCGACCTGCTGAACAGCCCTGGCCCCTTCACGGTCTTCGCGCCGACCAACCTGGCTTGGGGCGGCGCCCCGGCCAGCTTCCGGGACGGCGGGGCGGCATCGCTGCGCAACCTGATCGCCGGCGGACGCCTGGGCCTGCGTGACATCCAGGCGCGCGGCGGGCGGGTGCGGATGCTGAGCGGCATCGACATCCGCGTGGTCGGCGGCACGCCGACCGAACCGCGCATCCAGGCTGCGCGCGCGGGTGCGGCACCGTCGGGGGCCTCGGCCTCGGTCGTCCGGCCGAACATCCTGTGCAGCAACGGGTTTATCCACGTCATCGGTGGCGTGCTGATCCCGGCCTGA
- a CDS encoding benzoate/H(+) symporter BenE family transporter: protein MQAVSAGLLAGFVGFASSFAVVLQGLVAVGANPSQAASGLMALSVAMGLAGMVLSLRLRLPISVAWSTPGAALLAATAAPAGGFSEAVGAFMVCGVLLTVAGLWKPLGRAVAAIPAPLANAMLAGILFVLCLAPVRAVAEQPVAGLAIVLAWAVVARINRLLAVPAAVAVAVGVIAATAPLPTTGWLPQPEFVLPTLTFSAITGIALPLFIVTMASQNIPGLAVLSANGYRPEAGPLFTTTGLFSLAAAPFGSHAVNLAAITAALCAGEGAGPDPARRWVAAVVAGAVYVVFGLLAGAVTAFVAAAPPVLIQAVAGLALLGPFGGAMLGAVQAPQAREAALVCFVVSASGVAFLGIGGAFWGLLAGGAMMALARWRA, encoded by the coding sequence ATGCAGGCGGTCTCGGCCGGATTGCTCGCGGGCTTCGTGGGCTTCGCCTCCTCCTTCGCGGTGGTGCTGCAGGGGCTGGTGGCGGTGGGCGCGAACCCGTCGCAGGCGGCGTCGGGACTGATGGCGCTGTCGGTCGCGATGGGCCTCGCGGGCATGGTGTTGTCTCTAAGGCTGCGGCTGCCCATCAGCGTCGCCTGGTCCACACCGGGCGCGGCGCTGCTGGCGGCCACCGCGGCACCCGCGGGCGGCTTCTCGGAGGCGGTCGGCGCGTTCATGGTCTGTGGCGTGCTGCTGACGGTGGCGGGGCTATGGAAGCCGCTTGGGCGCGCAGTGGCAGCGATCCCGGCTCCGCTCGCGAACGCCATGCTGGCGGGCATCCTGTTCGTGCTGTGCCTGGCCCCGGTGCGCGCGGTGGCGGAACAGCCGGTGGCGGGCCTTGCGATCGTGCTGGCCTGGGCGGTCGTGGCGCGGATCAACCGGCTGCTGGCGGTCCCGGCGGCGGTGGCGGTCGCGGTCGGCGTGATCGCGGCCACCGCGCCCCTGCCCACGACGGGCTGGCTGCCGCAGCCGGAGTTCGTGCTGCCCACGCTGACCTTCAGCGCCATCACCGGCATCGCGCTGCCGCTGTTCATCGTGACCATGGCGTCGCAGAACATACCGGGCCTGGCGGTGCTATCGGCGAATGGCTACCGGCCGGAGGCCGGCCCCCTGTTCACCACCACCGGGCTGTTCAGCCTGGCCGCCGCGCCGTTCGGCAGCCATGCGGTGAACCTGGCGGCGATCACCGCCGCCTTGTGCGCCGGCGAGGGCGCCGGGCCGGACCCCGCGCGGCGCTGGGTCGCGGCGGTGGTGGCGGGCGCCGTTTATGTGGTGTTCGGCCTGCTGGCGGGTGCGGTGACGGCCTTCGTGGCCGCCGCGCCGCCGGTGCTGATCCAGGCGGTGGCGGGGCTTGCGTTGCTGGGGCCCTTCGGGGGCGCGATGCTCGGCGCTGTGCAGGCGCCGCAGGCCCGCGAGGCAGCGCTGGTATGCTTCGTAGTCAGCGCGTCCGGCGTAGCGTTCCTCGGCATCGGTGGCGCGTTCTGGGGCCTGTTGGCAGGGGGGGCGATGATGGCGCTGGCGCGGTGGCGGGCATGA
- a CDS encoding LutB/LldF family L-lactate oxidation iron-sulfur protein, with product MVQVTSPAFKQNAARALADTGLQKALGKAKGAFLQRRAEAVSRLPEFEALRDIGRDIKNHTLANLDFYLETYAANVERAGGTVHWCSTAEDARAAVLRICQAAGARTVTKGKSMISEEIGVNDHLEANGIVPVETDLGEYIIQLRREHPSHIIAPAFHLNREDWEADFRRMHTDLDPNRVFNERRDILTEARTRLRDRFLAADVGITGANFLIAETGSSVIVTNEGNGDLTQTLPRVHIALASIEKVVPTLEDATSLLRLLARSATGQDFSVYTTFSTGGRRPGDLDGPEEYHVVLIDNGRSNMIGSEFQDMLRCIRCAACMNHCPVYGATGGHAYGWVYPGPMGSVLTPSLVGVDKAGHLPNASTFCGKCESVCPVKIPLPNLMRHWREREFERHLTPGAMRRGLGLWAWFAKRPQAYRIATRTAIGALKLLGRGKGAFRSLPLAGGWTAGRDLPVPEGGTFMARYAQQQRKR from the coding sequence TTGGTCCAGGTCACCTCCCCCGCCTTCAAGCAGAACGCCGCGCGCGCGCTGGCCGATACCGGGCTGCAGAAGGCGCTCGGCAAGGCCAAGGGCGCCTTCCTGCAGCGCCGGGCCGAGGCCGTCTCCCGACTGCCGGAATTCGAGGCGCTGCGCGACATCGGCCGCGACATCAAGAACCACACCCTGGCGAACCTGGATTTCTACCTGGAAACCTATGCCGCGAACGTCGAACGCGCGGGTGGCACGGTGCATTGGTGCTCGACCGCCGAGGATGCCCGCGCGGCCGTGCTGCGCATCTGCCAGGCGGCCGGCGCGCGCACCGTCACCAAGGGCAAGTCGATGATCTCCGAGGAAATCGGGGTCAACGACCACCTCGAGGCGAACGGCATCGTGCCGGTCGAGACCGACCTCGGCGAATACATCATCCAACTGCGGCGTGAGCACCCGTCGCACATCATCGCCCCCGCCTTCCACCTGAACCGTGAGGATTGGGAAGCCGACTTCCGGCGGATGCACACCGACCTCGACCCCAACCGCGTGTTCAACGAACGCCGCGACATCCTGACCGAGGCGCGTACCAGGCTGCGCGACCGCTTCCTCGCCGCCGATGTCGGCATCACCGGCGCGAACTTCCTGATCGCGGAGACAGGCTCGTCGGTGATCGTGACGAACGAGGGCAATGGCGACCTGACGCAGACGCTGCCGCGCGTGCACATCGCGCTCGCGTCGATCGAGAAGGTGGTGCCCACGCTGGAGGACGCGACGTCGCTGCTGCGGCTGCTCGCGCGCTCCGCCACGGGCCAGGATTTCTCCGTCTACACTACCTTCAGCACCGGCGGGCGGCGGCCCGGCGACCTCGATGGCCCCGAGGAATACCACGTGGTGCTGATCGACAATGGCCGGTCGAACATGATCGGCAGCGAGTTCCAGGACATGCTGCGCTGCATCCGCTGCGCGGCCTGCATGAACCACTGCCCGGTCTATGGCGCGACGGGCGGGCATGCCTATGGCTGGGTCTATCCGGGACCGATGGGGTCGGTGCTGACGCCGTCGCTGGTCGGCGTGGACAAGGCGGGGCATCTGCCCAACGCCTCCACCTTCTGCGGCAAATGCGAGAGCGTCTGTCCCGTAAAGATCCCGCTGCCGAACCTGATGCGTCACTGGCGCGAACGGGAATTCGAACGGCACCTCACACCCGGCGCGATGCGGCGCGGGCTGGGGCTGTGGGCTTGGTTCGCCAAGCGGCCGCAGGCATATCGCATCGCCACGCGCACGGCGATCGGCGCGCTGAAGCTGCTCGGTCGTGGCAAGGGCGCGTTCCGCTCGCTGCCGCTGGCCGGCGGCTGGACCGCGGGGCGAGACCTGCCGGTGCCCGAGGGCGGCACCTTCATGGCGCGATACGCGCAGCAGCAGCGGAAGCGTTGA
- a CDS encoding 2OG-Fe dioxygenase family protein, which translates to MTLPAGPLADLAARGFARVPGAQMAARMGAGGLTEALTPFFDSWNRLETDAFMRDGGRYRRRRIANFAAEPGVPGHVRGPHRPHFQAVVHNTLNGGVDRWFSPMEDAVAAGAPLHAMLDLGRAMADALHGANPWFVEAHQFRIEAAAGAPGFPTPEGVHHDGVDVVLIAMIARTNLTGGETVIEDDDGRRLAQFVLRDPLDTAMLDDPRVRHGVTPVAPEDAALPSCRDVLVLTWKRGGPPG; encoded by the coding sequence GTGACACTGCCTGCCGGACCGCTGGCTGACCTCGCCGCGCGCGGCTTCGCCCGCGTGCCCGGCGCGCAGATGGCCGCACGCATGGGTGCGGGCGGCCTCACCGAGGCATTGACGCCGTTCTTCGACTCCTGGAACCGGCTCGAAACCGATGCATTCATGCGCGATGGTGGGCGCTACCGCCGCCGACGAATCGCGAACTTCGCGGCCGAACCCGGCGTGCCGGGCCATGTCCGCGGCCCGCACCGCCCGCATTTCCAGGCGGTGGTGCACAACACGCTGAACGGCGGCGTGGACCGCTGGTTCTCGCCGATGGAGGACGCGGTGGCCGCCGGCGCGCCGCTGCACGCGATGCTCGACCTGGGGCGCGCCATGGCGGATGCGCTCCACGGCGCCAACCCCTGGTTCGTGGAAGCGCACCAGTTCCGCATCGAGGCCGCCGCCGGCGCGCCGGGCTTCCCCACGCCCGAGGGCGTCCACCATGACGGAGTGGACGTGGTGCTGATCGCGATGATCGCGCGGACCAACCTCACGGGCGGCGAGACGGTGATCGAGGACGACGACGGTCGCCGCCTGGCGCAATTCGTGCTGCGCGACCCGCTCGACACCGCGATGCTCGACGATCCACGGGTGCGCCACGGCGTCACGCCGGTGGCACCCGAGGATGCCGCCCTACCGTCCTGCCGCGACGTGCTGGTGCTGACCTGGAAGCGCGGCGGCCCGCCTGGCTGA
- a CDS encoding (Fe-S)-binding protein has product MPVSKPRVALLVTCLVDLYRPSVGFAAIRLLEAAGCVVEVPPTQTCCGQPAFNSGDRATARDLARSIVDAFAGYDYVVVPSGSCSGMVAHHLPTLFEDDPQYRARAEAIAARTHELVSFLRDVRGMAQVDARFDGVVTYHDSCAGLREMGVKAQPRALLAGVAGLTLTEMADPEICCGFGGTFCVKYPDISTRMVTDKCRDIAATGAGTLLAGDMGCLLNMAGRLQREGSSVQVRHVAEVLAGMTRDVAPIGARDNATPTGARHGAAPVGARHGAAPVGARDHTTPSGARDQSSPIGE; this is encoded by the coding sequence ATGCCCGTGAGCAAGCCGCGCGTCGCCCTTCTCGTCACCTGCCTAGTCGACCTGTACCGGCCGAGCGTCGGCTTCGCCGCGATCCGCCTGCTGGAGGCGGCAGGCTGCGTGGTCGAGGTCCCGCCCACGCAGACCTGCTGCGGCCAACCGGCCTTCAACTCCGGCGACCGCGCAACGGCGCGCGACCTGGCGCGCAGCATCGTCGACGCCTTCGCAGGCTATGACTACGTGGTCGTACCGTCCGGATCGTGCAGCGGCATGGTGGCGCACCACCTGCCCACCCTGTTCGAGGACGACCCGCAGTACCGTGCGCGCGCCGAGGCCATCGCCGCGCGGACGCACGAACTCGTTTCCTTCCTGCGCGACGTGCGGGGGATGGCGCAGGTCGATGCGCGCTTCGACGGCGTCGTGACCTACCATGATTCCTGTGCCGGCCTGCGCGAGATGGGCGTGAAGGCGCAGCCGCGCGCGCTGCTGGCCGGCGTCGCCGGGCTCACGCTGACCGAAATGGCGGACCCCGAGATCTGCTGCGGCTTCGGCGGCACCTTCTGCGTGAAGTATCCCGACATCTCGACCCGCATGGTGACGGACAAGTGCCGCGACATCGCCGCCACGGGGGCGGGCACGCTGCTGGCCGGCGACATGGGCTGCCTGCTGAACATGGCCGGGCGGCTGCAGCGCGAAGGCAGCTCCGTGCAGGTGCGCCACGTCGCCGAGGTACTGGCCGGCATGACGCGCGATGTCGCGCCCATTGGCGCGCGGGACAACGCGACGCCCACCGGCGCGCGGCACGGCGCCGCGCCTGTCGGCGCCCGGCACGGCGCCGCGCCTGTCGGCGCGAGGGACCACACCACGCCTTCCGGCGCGAGGGACCAATCTTCACCGATCGGGGAATGA
- a CDS encoding helix-turn-helix domain-containing protein yields MTPFGARLRELRTQRGVTLKDLAAALQVSAAYLSALEHGRRGRPSAGLVHQVNEYFGLIWDDAEDLNRLARESHPRAVLDTAGLAPEVTELANRLAREIRHVTPAAAAQIAAVLDRLPKARR; encoded by the coding sequence ATGACGCCCTTCGGCGCCCGCCTGCGCGAACTCCGCACCCAGCGCGGCGTCACGCTGAAGGACCTGGCGGCGGCGCTGCAGGTCTCCGCCGCCTATCTCTCGGCGCTGGAGCACGGCCGCCGCGGGCGACCCTCGGCCGGGCTGGTGCATCAGGTGAACGAGTATTTCGGCCTGATCTGGGACGATGCCGAGGACCTCAACCGCCTCGCGCGCGAATCCCACCCGCGCGCCGTGCTCGACACCGCAGGCCTGGCGCCGGAGGTCACGGAACTCGCGAACCGCCTGGCGCGCGAGATCCGCCACGTGACACCGGCCGCCGCCGCGCAGATCGCCGCCGTGCTCGACCGGCTGCCAAAGGCCAGGCGCTGA
- a CDS encoding LutC/YkgG family protein: MTKDAILGAIRRGLKRGPLPADQRAMLDGRLATHPRHLIPARSRVPRPEQLALFVRNVEKEFGTVARVTDAAEIPAAIADYLAQQNLEPRFVLAPHPDLAALPWSDRPLLRFEARRADPSDAVSVQHGYAAIAETGTLMLPSDATRPTTLNLLAETEIVVLRASRVVGAYEEAWDILRRERTDTTTGGFMPRNVMLVTGPSRSADIEQTLELGAHGPRRLHIVLLDDEAQAPEGSPPEAPAETHDGAAAKPARPRRARGGAGSTTPPEA; encoded by the coding sequence ATGACCAAGGACGCCATCCTCGGCGCCATCCGCCGCGGCCTGAAGCGCGGCCCGCTGCCGGCCGACCAGCGCGCCATGCTGGATGGACGGCTCGCGACCCATCCGCGCCACCTGATCCCGGCACGTTCGCGCGTGCCGCGGCCCGAACAGCTCGCGCTGTTCGTCCGCAACGTTGAGAAGGAATTCGGCACCGTCGCGCGCGTGACCGATGCCGCGGAGATTCCCGCCGCCATCGCCGATTACCTCGCGCAGCAGAACCTGGAGCCGCGCTTCGTGCTGGCACCGCATCCGGACCTGGCTGCACTCCCGTGGTCCGACCGCCCGCTGCTGCGCTTCGAGGCGCGCCGCGCCGATCCGTCCGACGCCGTCTCGGTGCAGCACGGCTACGCCGCCATCGCAGAGACCGGCACGCTGATGCTGCCCTCCGACGCCACGCGGCCCACCACGCTGAACCTGCTGGCGGAGACCGAGATCGTCGTGCTGCGCGCCAGCCGCGTGGTCGGCGCCTACGAGGAAGCCTGGGACATCCTGCGCCGCGAACGCACCGACACCACCACGGGCGGATTCATGCCGCGCAACGTCATGCTGGTGACCGGCCCGTCGCGCAGCGCGGATATCGAGCAGACGCTGGAGCTCGGCGCCCATGGCCCACGCCGGCTGCACATCGTGCTGCTGGATGACGAAGCGCAGGCGCCCGAGGGGTCGCCGCCGGAAGCGCCGGCCGAGACCCACGACGGCGCCGCAGCGAAGCCCGCCCGGCCGCGGCGCGCGAGGGGCGGTGCCGGCTCCACGACCCCGCCGGAGGCATGA
- a CDS encoding NAD(P)-dependent oxidoreductase, whose translation MLKVFLAHTPEMFAGYYGERALAALRQHAEVVRNPGDAVLSGAALAEAARGCQAIVADRATPGTDQTFGAAPDLVAFLRVAVDISTIDVPAASAAGVLITRATPGFVDSVTEVGLGFMVDLARDLSGYAAAYRRGEEPQGRMGLQLSASTLGIVGYGRIGRRLAEVALALGMRVLVSDPHAAVEDPRITKLDFAALLAASDIVVCLAISIPETRDLFDATAFARMKRGARFINLSRGELVDERALEAALDSGQLAGAAMDVGRAQDQRPSAFLARRPDVLAAPHIAGQTPEAMEHQAMDTVRQVAALARGELPDNAVNAAAAHRLARIGVPTT comes from the coding sequence ATGCTCAAGGTGTTCCTGGCGCATACGCCGGAGATGTTCGCCGGCTACTACGGCGAACGCGCGCTCGCGGCCTTGCGCCAGCACGCGGAGGTGGTGCGCAACCCGGGCGATGCAGTGCTGTCCGGCGCCGCGCTGGCGGAGGCGGCGCGCGGCTGCCAGGCGATCGTGGCGGACCGCGCCACGCCCGGCACGGACCAGACCTTTGGCGCCGCCCCGGACCTGGTCGCCTTCCTGCGCGTCGCGGTCGACATCAGCACGATCGATGTGCCGGCCGCCAGCGCCGCCGGCGTGCTGATCACCCGTGCCACGCCAGGCTTCGTGGACAGCGTGACCGAGGTCGGGCTCGGCTTCATGGTGGACCTGGCGCGCGACCTGTCGGGCTATGCCGCCGCCTATCGGCGGGGCGAGGAACCGCAGGGTCGGATGGGCCTGCAACTCTCGGCCTCCACGCTCGGCATCGTCGGATACGGCCGCATCGGGCGGCGCCTTGCCGAGGTGGCGCTCGCACTCGGCATGCGCGTGCTGGTGAGCGACCCGCATGCGGCTGTCGAGGATCCGCGCATCACGAAGCTCGATTTCGCGGCGCTGCTGGCCGCGTCGGACATCGTCGTCTGCCTGGCCATTTCCATCCCCGAGACGCGCGACCTGTTCGACGCCACGGCTTTCGCGCGCATGAAGCGCGGCGCGCGCTTCATCAACCTCTCGCGCGGGGAGCTGGTGGACGAACGCGCGCTGGAAGCAGCCCTCGACAGTGGGCAGCTCGCCGGCGCCGCGATGGACGTAGGTCGCGCCCAGGACCAGCGGCCCTCGGCCTTCCTCGCACGCCGGCCGGACGTGCTGGCGGCGCCGCATATCGCCGGCCAAACGCCGGAGGCCATGGAGCACCAGGCAATGGACACGGTGCGCCAGGTGGCGGCGCTCGCGCGCGGCGAATTGCCCGACAACGCGGTGAACGCCGCCGCCGCCCATCGCCTCGCACGCATCGGCGTGCCCACGACATGA
- a CDS encoding DUF2585 family protein, which yields MSARWVPWAAMAAILAAVALIQHAIGRIWICSCGYVSLWHGDVWSSGNSQHLTDWYTLSHIAHGFIFYAALRFVAPRWSVAWRAVAALLLEGAWEVVENTSLIIDRYREVTASLDYHGDSIVNSFGDGVSMLVGFFLAARLPVLASVLIVLGMEALAAWMIRDNLLMNVIMLVWPLEALREWQMQGAPSGR from the coding sequence ATGAGCGCGCGATGGGTGCCCTGGGCGGCGATGGCGGCGATCCTGGCCGCGGTGGCGCTGATCCAGCATGCCATCGGGCGGATCTGGATCTGCTCCTGCGGCTATGTCTCGCTGTGGCATGGCGATGTGTGGTCATCGGGAAATTCGCAGCACCTGACGGACTGGTACACACTGTCGCACATCGCGCACGGTTTCATTTTCTACGCCGCGCTGCGCTTCGTGGCGCCGCGCTGGAGTGTCGCCTGGCGCGCCGTGGCGGCGTTGCTACTGGAAGGCGCGTGGGAGGTGGTGGAGAACACGTCCCTCATCATCGACCGGTATCGCGAGGTGACGGCGTCGCTTGACTACCACGGCGACAGTATCGTGAATTCCTTCGGCGATGGCGTTTCGATGCTGGTGGGGTTCTTCCTGGCCGCGCGCCTGCCGGTGCTGGCCTCGGTGCTGATCGTGCTGGGCATGGAGGCGCTGGCGGCTTGGATGATCCGCGACAACCTGCTGATGAACGTGATCATGCTGGTCTGGCCGCTGGAGGCGCTGCGCGAGTGGCAGATGCAGGGCGCGCCGAGCGGACGATGA
- a CDS encoding tripartite tricarboxylate transporter substrate binding protein has translation MTLLTRRAALGALAATPFAAPAIATPWRPDRPVEFVVGFAAGGGTDIVARLFARHLEPRLGQPVTVVNRPGASSEIALTYVSRARPDGHVIGLTNMPSFVTVPVERRAQYTLDSFAFVGNIMTDATGLMVKADGPFRSLEDLVRAGRERPEQIVVSTSGIGTDDHLLMVMLEQQTGARFTLVHFNGAPQQRTALMGGQVQANTVSIGEYAPAPDGMRFIAHGGAERSRFAPETPTMKSMGLEIEMYSERGIVMPASTPPAILERMREAAREAAADPATRATFEAQFIEPNYEPGPVWEGRMRRVQGTYADLWRRTPWRA, from the coding sequence ATGACGCTGCTGACCCGTCGCGCCGCGCTCGGCGCCCTGGCCGCCACCCCCTTCGCCGCGCCGGCGATCGCGACGCCGTGGCGACCGGACCGGCCGGTCGAATTCGTGGTGGGTTTCGCGGCCGGCGGCGGCACGGACATCGTGGCGCGGCTGTTCGCGCGGCACCTGGAACCGCGGCTCGGCCAGCCGGTCACGGTGGTGAACCGCCCGGGGGCGTCGTCGGAGATCGCGCTGACCTATGTGTCGCGCGCGCGGCCGGACGGGCATGTTATCGGCCTGACCAACATGCCGTCCTTCGTGACCGTGCCGGTCGAGCGCCGCGCGCAGTACACGCTCGATTCCTTCGCCTTCGTCGGTAACATCATGACCGACGCGACCGGGCTGATGGTGAAGGCCGACGGTCCGTTCCGCAGCCTCGAGGACCTGGTCCGCGCCGGTCGCGAGCGGCCCGAGCAGATCGTGGTCTCGACCTCCGGCATCGGCACCGACGACCACCTGCTGATGGTGATGCTGGAACAGCAGACCGGCGCGCGCTTCACGCTGGTGCATTTCAACGGCGCGCCGCAGCAGCGCACCGCGCTGATGGGTGGTCAGGTGCAGGCGAACACCGTGTCGATCGGCGAATACGCGCCGGCGCCGGACGGCATGCGCTTCATCGCCCATGGCGGCGCCGAGCGCAGCCGCTTCGCGCCCGAGACCCCGACCATGAAATCGATGGGCCTCGAGATCGAGATGTATTCCGAGCGCGGCATCGTGATGCCCGCCAGCACGCCACCGGCCATCCTGGAACGGATGCGTGAGGCCGCGCGCGAGGCGGCCGCTGACCCGGCGACGCGCGCGACTTTCGAGGCGCAGTTCATCGAGCCGAACTACGAACCCGGCCCGGTTTGGGAAGGGCGGATGCGCCGCGTGCAGGGCACCTACGCCGACCTGTGGCGGCGCACGCCCTGGCGGGCGTAG
- a CDS encoding SirB1 family protein, producing MSSLPGAEARAAIDAAGQLPDAEIDLAGTALQFARLDAPEADWRAAATTLTGIARAAVAAASADPVADAGDPEARRACLAGVLHRLFALAGDTETYDDPANANLIRVLDRRRGLPVALGILWLHAAEAAGWAAHGVDFPGHFLVALEGPRGQALVDVFAGGAALEAPALRTLLKRVEGEAAELRPGLLRPMGKRDVLLRLQNNIKLRRLRAGTLETALACTEDMLRLAPDAAALWREAGLMNQRLDRIGAALGCLDRFLDLVPEGEAASRIRALTVELRQRLN from the coding sequence ATGTCAAGTCTTCCCGGGGCCGAGGCCCGCGCCGCCATCGACGCCGCCGGCCAATTGCCCGATGCCGAAATCGACCTTGCCGGCACCGCGCTGCAATTCGCCCGCCTCGACGCGCCCGAGGCCGACTGGCGCGCGGCGGCCACGACCCTGACCGGCATCGCGCGCGCCGCCGTTGCCGCGGCCTCCGCCGACCCGGTGGCCGATGCCGGCGACCCCGAGGCCCGGCGCGCCTGCCTGGCCGGCGTGCTGCACCGCCTGTTTGCGCTGGCCGGCGACACCGAGACCTATGACGACCCTGCCAATGCCAACCTGATCCGGGTGCTGGACCGCCGCCGCGGCCTGCCCGTGGCGCTCGGCATCCTGTGGCTGCATGCGGCCGAGGCGGCAGGCTGGGCCGCGCATGGCGTCGATTTCCCCGGGCATTTTCTGGTCGCGCTGGAGGGACCGCGCGGCCAGGCGCTGGTCGATGTCTTCGCCGGCGGCGCGGCGCTGGAGGCCCCGGCGCTGCGCACGCTGCTGAAGCGCGTGGAAGGGGAGGCGGCGGAACTGCGCCCCGGCTTGCTGCGCCCGATGGGCAAGCGCGACGTGCTGCTGCGCCTGCAGAACAACATCAAGCTGCGCCGCCTGCGCGCCGGCACGCTGGAGACGGCGCTCGCCTGCACCGAGGACATGCTGCGGCTGGCGCCCGACGCTGCCGCGTTGTGGCGGGAGGCGGGGCTGATGAACCAGCGGCTCGACCGGATCGGCGCCGCGCTTGGCTGCCTCGACCGCTTTCTCGACCTGGTGCCGGAGGGCGAGGCGGCATCGCGCATCCGCGCCCTGACGGTCGAGCTGCGCCAGCGGTTGAATTAG
- a CDS encoding Smr/MutS family protein, whose protein sequence is MTRRRLRGLTEADRALWRAYAAEVAPLPGRELPPAPPAPPVPVAVNPPPPAAPTPAPRWSPPDIAVNTPPSGLDDRRWRDLRRGRIRPERSIDLHGRRAQDAHAAVHAFLADAYADGLRCVAVITGRGSSPEGGVLRRELPHWLNAPDLRRILLGAAHPHSANTGAVHLLLRRRK, encoded by the coding sequence ATGACCCGCCGCCGCCTCCGCGGCCTGACCGAGGCCGACCGCGCCCTCTGGCGCGCCTATGCCGCCGAGGTTGCGCCGCTGCCTGGCCGCGAACTCCCGCCCGCGCCGCCGGCCCCGCCCGTGCCGGTTGCGGTCAACCCACCGCCGCCGGCCGCGCCTACGCCCGCGCCGCGCTGGTCACCGCCCGACATCGCCGTGAACACGCCGCCCTCCGGCCTCGACGACCGCCGCTGGCGCGACCTGCGGCGCGGGCGCATCCGGCCCGAGCGCAGCATCGACCTGCACGGCCGCCGCGCGCAGGACGCGCATGCCGCCGTCCACGCCTTCCTCGCCGATGCCTACGCCGATGGTCTGCGCTGCGTGGCCGTCATCACCGGCCGCGGTTCCTCGCCCGAGGGCGGCGTGCTGCGCCGCGAATTGCCGCATTGGCTGAACGCGCCCGACCTGCGGCGCATCCTGCTGGGGGCAGCGCATCCGCACAGCGCCAACACCGGGGCGGTGCACCTGCTGCTGCGCCGGCGCAAATGA